ACTGTCACCGGCGGCAGACCGGCTGCATCCGACATGCGTTTGCGCCGGGTCGCAATCAGGCCGTCATCAGCCATCTTGCGCAGGATTTTCTTCAGTTCGACACGGTCCGCGCCCTTGATGCCGAACGCCCGGGCGATCTCGCGCTTGCCCACCTTGGAATCCGCCGTCTTGAGAAACTCGGCGATCTGGTCGGGCGACGGCAGGCCGCGGCTTCGTGCCATCTCAGCCTTCTGCCTTCGTCACGGATTTCTTGGCGGCCTTCTTCTTGGCGGCCTTCTTGGCAGGTTTTTTCTTTGCCGCCTTCTTTTTCGCCTTGGCGCCGCCCTTGGCAGCAATCAGTTCGACTGCCTGTTCCATGGTGACATCTTCAGGCGTTACGTCTTTCGGCAAGGTCGCGTTGATCTTGCCAAATTTGACATAGGGACCATACCGGCCGTCCATCACCAGCACATTGCCACCACCGTCAGGGTGCGCACCGAGATCTTTCAGGGCGCTCTGCTGGCCGCGTTTGCCGCGGCTGGCGACTTTCTCTGCAATGAGATCAACCGCGCGATTGAGGCCCACATTGAAAATTTCCTCGAAATCGCTCAGGTTTGCATAAACGCCTTCATGCAGCACAAAGGGGCCATACCGGCCCAGACCCGCCGTTATCGGCTTGCCGCTTTCCGGGTGCAGGCCGACTTCGCGCGGCAGTGACAACAGCCGCAAGGCAAACGCCAGATCGATCTCGTCGGGTTTGATTGTCTTCGGGATGGACGAGCGAGGCGGCTTTTCTCCGTCCTCGGCCTTGCCCAACTGAACATAGGGCCCGAAGCGCCCGTCATGGCGGGTGACCGGAAGCCCGGTTTCAGGGTCCTGTCCCAGCACAATTCCGTCAGCCGGAACTAGTGACGCATCACCTTCACCGGCTGTACCAAGCTGCTTGGTGAAACGGCACTCGGGATAATTGGAACAACCGACAAAGGCACCGAACTTGCCCAGTTTAAGCGACAACTGGCCATTTTCGCAGGACGGGCAGGCCCGGCGGTGGGTGCCGTCTTCACGTTCCGGGAACACATGGTTTTCAAGCAGGTCGTTCAGAGCATCCAGGACATGGGTAACCCGCAGTTCCTTGGTGCCGTCGATCTGGTTGGAAAAGTCCCGCCAGAAATCATTCAAAAGCTGTTTCCAGTTTTTGTCGCCGGCCGACACAAGGTCGAGCTGTTCTTCCAGGTCAGCGGTAAATTCGTACTGCACATAGCGTTTGAAGAACGATTCCAGGAACGCCGTGACCAGCCGTCCCTTGTCTTCCGGGATCAACCGCTTGGCGTCCATGCGCACATAGCCGCGATCCTTCAACACCGTCAGAATGGCGGTGTAGGTCGACGGGCGCCCGATACCCAGTTCTTCCATCCGCTTGATGAGTGAAGCTTCCGAATAGCGCGGCGGTGGCTCGGTGAAATGCTGCACAGGTTCGATTTTCTGTGCGCCGACAATGTCGCCCTTGCTCAGCTGCGGCAGGCGTTTGTCGTCTTCGTCCTCGGTGTCGTCCTTGCCTTCTTCGTAGACTTTCAGAAAGCCGTCAAATTTCAGAACCGAACCATTGGCCCGCAAGCTGTAAGGCTTGCCGTCATTACCGGTTGTGGTGATGTCGGCACTGGTGCGCTCAAAGTCGGCGCTTTCCATCTGGCTTGCCATGGTGCGTTTCCACACCAGAACGTAGAGTGCATACTGGTCCGCATCGAGCACGCTGCGGACTTCCTCCGGTGAGCGTGACAGTTCAGTCGGACGGATAGCCTCGTGGGCTTCCTGGGCATTCTTGGCCTTGGATTTGTATATTCTCGGCGCCGAAGGCAGATACGGCTCGCCATAGGTCGACTGGATGACATTGCGCGCTGCTGCAATTGCTTCATTCGCCATCTGCACACCATCGGTACGCATGTAGGTGATGAGGCCTGTCACTTCGCCGTTCAGCGTGACGCCCTCATACAGTTTTTGCG
This genomic stretch from Anderseniella sp. Alg231-50 harbors:
- the topA gene encoding type I DNA topoisomerase, which codes for MNVVVVESPAKAKTINKYLGSDYHVLASYGHIRDLPAKDGSVKPDDDFSMLWEMDSKSSKRLGDIATALKSADKLILATDPDREGEAISWHVLEVLNRKGVIKDKGVERVVFNAITKNAVLDAMKNPREIDDALVEAYLARRALDYLVGFNLSPVLWRKLPGARSAGRVQSVALRLICERELEIEAFIKDEYWTIEADMKTGAGKAFAARLQSIDGNKLNKLDIGNETAARAIEAALKDARFTVGSVETKPAKRHPSPPFTTSTLQQEASRKLGFSSQRTMQVAQKLYEGVTLNGEVTGLITYMRTDGVQMANEAIAAARNVIQSTYGEPYLPSAPRIYKSKAKNAQEAHEAIRPTELSRSPEEVRSVLDADQYALYVLVWKRTMASQMESADFERTSADITTTGNDGKPYSLRANGSVLKFDGFLKVYEEGKDDTEDEDDKRLPQLSKGDIVGAQKIEPVQHFTEPPPRYSEASLIKRMEELGIGRPSTYTAILTVLKDRGYVRMDAKRLIPEDKGRLVTAFLESFFKRYVQYEFTADLEEQLDLVSAGDKNWKQLLNDFWRDFSNQIDGTKELRVTHVLDALNDLLENHVFPEREDGTHRRACPSCENGQLSLKLGKFGAFVGCSNYPECRFTKQLGTAGEGDASLVPADGIVLGQDPETGLPVTRHDGRFGPYVQLGKAEDGEKPPRSSIPKTIKPDEIDLAFALRLLSLPREVGLHPESGKPITAGLGRYGPFVLHEGVYANLSDFEEIFNVGLNRAVDLIAEKVASRGKRGQQSALKDLGAHPDGGGNVLVMDGRYGPYVKFGKINATLPKDVTPEDVTMEQAVELIAAKGGAKAKKKAAKKKPAKKAAKKKAAKKSVTKAEG